From Xiphophorus hellerii strain 12219 chromosome 20, Xiphophorus_hellerii-4.1, whole genome shotgun sequence, the proteins below share one genomic window:
- the tp53rk gene encoding EKC/KEOPS complex subunit TP53RK: MAVPQFLSTAELVKQGAEARLYRAAFLGKPTIIKERFPKLYRHPELHDKLNSRRTAHEVRSILRCRKAGIPAPAVYFVDYKYHCIFLEEIVGSSTLRDHINSVQRRDSCADRGLHELAERVGRILAKMHDENVIHGDLTTSNMLLRRRPEATEPELVFIDFGLSYISALPEDKGVDLFVLEKAFLSTHPDTDVLFEKLLKSYAATSKMSAAVIKKLDEVRLRGRKRSMVG, translated from the exons ATGGCGGTCCCACAGTTTCTCTCTACGGCGGAGTTGGTCAAACAAGGAGCGGAAGCTCGCTTGTATCGGGCAGCGTTCTTAGGAAAGCCGACAATAATCAAGGAAAGGTTTCCTAAACTCTACCGACATCCAGAGCTGCACGACAAGCTGAACTCTCGCAGAACAGCTCATGAGGTCCGCTCCATCCTGCGCTGCAGAAAAGCAG GTATTCCGGCTCCAGCTGTCTACTTCGTGGACTACAAGTACCACTGCATCTTCTTGGAGGAAATCGTTGGCTCCTCGACTCTGCGTGACCACATCAACTCCGTTCAGCGGCGCGACTCCTGCGCAGACCGAGGTCTGCACGAGCTAGCCGAGAGAGTCGGTCGGATCTTAGCCAAAATGCACGACGAGAACGTCATCCACGGCGACCTGACCACCTCCAACATGCTGCTGAGGCGCCGGCCAGAGGCCACGGAACCGGAGCTCGTCTTCATCGACTTCGGCCTGAGTTACATTTCGGCTTTGCCCGAGGACAAGGGCGTGGATCTGTTTGTCCTGGAGAAGGCTTTTCTCAGTACTCACCCCGACACAGACGTGCTGTTTGAGAAGCTGCTAAAGAGCTACGCTGCCACTTCCAAGATGTCGGCGGCAGTCATCAAAAAGCTCGACGAGGTACGGctgagagggaggaagaggtcCATGGTGGGGTGA